Proteins from a single region of Candidatus Krumholzibacteriia bacterium:
- a CDS encoding glutathione peroxidase, with protein MRSFLIVTAAVFTVGVSVFALTYRNTVGGEVQAAEPTDGPEATSFYELQTRTLEGEAVSLADYRGAVSLVVNVASKCGLTPQYEGLEALHREFSERGFVVLGFPSNDFMNQEPGTPEQIRAFCSETYGVSFPMFEKVHVKGDAQGMVYRHLTRDLEEPTWNFTKYLVDREGRVLYRFPPRTAPDDPDLRARIEAALAG; from the coding sequence ATGCGAAGCTTCCTGATCGTGACCGCCGCCGTCTTCACCGTGGGCGTGTCGGTCTTCGCCCTGACCTACCGCAACACCGTGGGGGGCGAGGTCCAGGCGGCCGAGCCGACGGACGGCCCCGAGGCCACGTCGTTCTACGAATTGCAGACCCGCACCCTCGAGGGCGAAGCCGTCTCGCTGGCGGACTACCGGGGAGCGGTGTCACTCGTGGTCAACGTGGCCAGCAAGTGCGGCCTGACTCCCCAGTACGAAGGTCTCGAAGCCCTGCACCGGGAGTTCTCCGAACGCGGCTTCGTGGTGCTGGGCTTCCCGAGCAACGACTTCATGAACCAGGAGCCGGGCACACCGGAGCAGATCCGCGCCTTCTGCTCGGAGACCTACGGGGTGAGCTTCCCCATGTTCGAGAAGGTCCACGTGAAGGGCGACGCGCAGGGAATGGTGTATCGCCACCTCACGCGCGACCTCGAGGAGCCGACCTGGAACTTCACCAAGTACCTGGTCGATCGCGAGGGCCGGGTGCTCTACCGCTTCCCGCCCCGCACCGCTCCCGACGATCCCGACCTGCGAGCCCGGATCGAGGCCGCCCTGGCCGGCTGA
- a CDS encoding glycosyltransferase family 4 protein, with translation MRILIQNSVFYPNVIGGAEQSSWMLGLRLSARGHRVDAVATTGRRRGTRDQLYERELEGLNGRVYEAASHGFVDLIDTGGGSPGIGRKVAHHVANLRSGRWRHLLDDLFVRLQPDVVHTNTIVGMTGVVWDAAHAAGVPVVHTLRDYHLLCPRTTLLRRSGVECVDAPWPCRVYRHFKRGSTAHVDVVTAPSRFVLQRHLDHEQFPDARAEVVPNAGPPRVEPRPQRPSDTTVTGLYLGQLDEHKGVRVLLDALTDWFEDRSRPELHFRFAGDGPLASEVRSFCGRWPHHAHFDGFVEEDAKNHLLREVDFLVVPSIWNDNFPRVMIDAFRYGHPVIGARRGGIPEVVEHESNGLLVEPTVGELRDAMRRLVDRPDERERLGARAHEDAKKYELEAQVDRFEEIYTELTGARRS, from the coding sequence GTGCGCATCCTGATCCAGAACAGCGTGTTCTACCCGAACGTGATCGGCGGCGCCGAGCAGTCGAGCTGGATGCTCGGCCTGCGCTTGAGCGCGCGCGGGCATCGCGTGGACGCCGTGGCCACCACCGGTCGCCGGCGTGGCACGCGCGACCAGTTGTACGAGCGCGAACTCGAGGGGCTGAACGGCCGAGTGTACGAGGCCGCCTCGCACGGTTTCGTCGACCTGATCGACACCGGAGGTGGTTCCCCCGGAATCGGGCGCAAGGTGGCCCATCACGTGGCGAACCTGCGCTCGGGCCGGTGGCGCCATTTGCTCGACGACCTGTTCGTCCGGCTGCAGCCGGACGTGGTGCACACGAACACCATCGTCGGCATGACCGGCGTCGTGTGGGACGCAGCGCATGCCGCAGGGGTACCGGTGGTCCACACGCTACGCGACTACCACCTGCTGTGCCCGCGCACCACCCTGCTCCGGCGCAGCGGCGTCGAGTGCGTCGACGCGCCATGGCCGTGCCGCGTGTACCGCCACTTCAAACGGGGATCGACGGCGCACGTCGACGTGGTGACCGCCCCGTCGCGCTTCGTCCTGCAACGGCACCTGGACCACGAACAGTTCCCCGACGCCCGGGCCGAGGTCGTGCCCAACGCCGGACCTCCCCGCGTCGAGCCGCGCCCCCAACGGCCCTCCGACACCACGGTCACCGGCCTCTACCTCGGCCAGCTCGACGAGCACAAGGGAGTGCGCGTGTTGCTCGACGCGCTCACCGATTGGTTCGAGGACCGCAGCCGCCCCGAGCTGCACTTCCGCTTCGCCGGGGACGGCCCCTTGGCCTCGGAGGTCCGGTCGTTCTGTGGACGGTGGCCCCACCACGCACACTTCGACGGCTTCGTCGAGGAGGACGCCAAGAACCACCTGCTGCGCGAGGTCGATTTCCTGGTGGTTCCTTCGATCTGGAACGACAACTTCCCGCGCGTGATGATCGACGCCTTCCGCTACGGTCACCCGGTGATCGGCGCGCGCCGCGGTGGGATTCCCGAGGTCGTCGAGCACGAATCGAACGGACTGCTGGTCGAGCCGACCGTCGGCGAACTGCGCGACGCGATGCGCCGGCTCGTCGATCGGCCCGACGAGCGGGAACGGCTCGGTGCCCGTGCCCACGAGGACGCGAAGAAGTACGAACTCGAAGCCCAGGTCGACCGCTTCGAGGAGATCTACACCGAGCTCACCGGAGCCCGGCGCTCATGA
- a CDS encoding glycosyltransferase, whose product MSHYALVGPLPPYRGGIAHFTLRTWQTLLERGHDVTPVTFTRQYPGPLFPGTSQYEDLPSPTPTPVHRWIDSTGPWSWWSTGRRLHRLAPDALVFNYWMPFFAPSYGTVLRTAGRPAIGLIHNAIPHERRPGDRPLGSWFLRACAGCVVLSAEVERDLRTLGVEAPIRRIEHPIYDHFGEVLPRDEARRRLGLDPDRPLLLFFGYVRAYKGLDLLIEALDRLGDRHPTVQLVVAGEFYEDEQAYRREIARRGLDTRVHLRAGYVPDDDVSLLFSACDAVVQPYRTATQSGVAQIAYHFGRPMVITDVGGLAEIVPHELAGLVVPPGDAEALAAAVDRIFEPGVLERLERGVADRRALFSWERLAEAIEDLAIPR is encoded by the coding sequence ATGAGCCACTACGCTCTGGTGGGCCCACTCCCACCCTACCGCGGGGGGATCGCGCACTTCACGCTCCGCACCTGGCAGACCCTTCTCGAGCGCGGGCACGACGTGACGCCGGTCACCTTCACCCGGCAGTACCCCGGCCCACTGTTCCCGGGCACGTCGCAGTACGAGGACCTCCCCTCGCCCACCCCGACTCCCGTGCACCGATGGATCGACTCGACCGGACCATGGAGCTGGTGGTCCACCGGCCGGCGCCTGCACCGCCTCGCCCCGGACGCCCTCGTGTTCAACTACTGGATGCCTTTCTTCGCCCCGTCCTACGGCACCGTCCTGCGCACGGCGGGCCGACCGGCGATCGGACTGATCCACAACGCCATTCCCCACGAGCGCCGCCCCGGGGACCGTCCCCTGGGATCGTGGTTCCTGCGTGCCTGCGCGGGCTGCGTCGTACTCAGCGCCGAGGTCGAACGTGACCTGCGTACCCTCGGCGTCGAGGCCCCGATCCGGCGGATCGAACATCCGATCTACGACCACTTCGGCGAGGTCCTGCCCCGCGACGAGGCGCGACGGCGCCTGGGTCTCGACCCCGACCGGCCGCTGCTGCTGTTCTTCGGCTACGTCCGCGCCTACAAGGGGCTGGACCTGCTGATCGAGGCGCTCGACCGGCTCGGCGACCGGCACCCGACCGTCCAGCTCGTCGTGGCCGGCGAGTTCTACGAGGACGAGCAGGCGTACCGGCGGGAGATCGCGCGGCGGGGTCTGGACACGCGCGTGCACCTTCGCGCGGGCTATGTCCCCGACGACGACGTCTCCCTGCTCTTCTCGGCCTGCGACGCCGTGGTCCAGCCCTACCGCACCGCCACCCAGTCGGGCGTGGCCCAGATCGCCTACCACTTCGGCCGCCCCATGGTGATCACCGACGTGGGCGGGCTGGCCGAGATCGTGCCCCACGAGCTGGCCGGCCTGGTCGTCCCACCGGGTGACGCCGAGGCCCTGGCCGCGGCCGTCGATCGCATCTTCGAACCGGGTGTTCTCGAGCGCCTCGAACGTGGTGTCGCCGACCGCCGCGCGCTGTTCTCGTGGGAACGGCTGGCCGAAGCGATCGAGGATCTCGCGATCCCCCGCTGA